A region of the Gemmatimonadota bacterium genome:
GCACCCGAGCGCGCGCGCGGACGCCGACGGGGAGCGCGCGGACGCCGGGCGCACGCGCGGGTGAGCATGCGCTGGTGGCCGTCGTCGCTGCGCGCGAGGCTCACGCTCTGGTTCACGATCGTTCTCGGCGTCCCGCTGGTGGCCTTCGCGATCGTGTCGTACGTCGTCTTCGACCGCACGCCCCGACCCGCACCGACCACTTCGTCGCGGACGCCCTGTCGGCGTTTGCCCGCGAGCTGGCCAACGAGCGGCCTATGGCGCCACCCTCTGAAGTGGCGTCGCGCACCACGGTGCACGAGGTGCGTTTCGCGCAATTCCAGGTGGTGATCGCCGACCGCGACGGGCGCGTGCGCTGGCGTCGAGTGCCGCCGACGAC
Encoded here:
- a CDS encoding winged helix-turn-helix domain-containing protein translates to MSRAELMEHVWEDKSNTYSNIIDVYASRLRRKIEEGDDAARGDAARDRLHAQRAAGAPERARGRRRGARGRRAHARVSMRWWPSSLRARLTLWFTIVLGVPLVAFAIVSYVVFDRTPRPAPTTSSRTPCRRLPASWPTSGLWRHPLKWRRAPRCTRCVSRNSRW